One segment of Leucoraja erinacea ecotype New England chromosome 7, Leri_hhj_1, whole genome shotgun sequence DNA contains the following:
- the LOC129699150 gene encoding lactase/phlorizin hydrolase-like, protein MELQNSIVVLIFISLTGAEIKLPPEFMIIGGPLTNALVNTLAKDEDKYQMSDFSVEEGTHFFCLDPLPRYLKDHLLNVQQKGISHYKVMLPWASILSEDISEKVDPIQVRCYSNLLNELRSANLKPVMVLCNPQSLTVKYGNWENGTLIDSFANYAQFAFATFGEKVEIWITFDDPSNIISKHKTKNTESSAIRNIILAHEKAYKIYHKEVASKGKVLSIIYHFNLFLVALNIILDISNLPGNSEATTTPILAVGPHFHAVWL, encoded by the exons atggaactgcagaaCAGTATTGTAGTTTTAATTTTCATAAGTTTAACTGGTGCAGAAATAAAATTGCCACCTGAGTTTATGATAATTGGTGGCCCTTTAACAAATGCTCTGGTGAATACTTTGGCTAAAGATGAAGATAAATATCAGATGAGTGATTTCAGTGTGGAAGAAGGCACACACTTCTTTTGTCTGGACCCTCTTCCAAGGTATTTGAAAGATCATCTTCTAAACGTACAGCAAAAAGGTATTTCCCATTACAAAGTAATGCTTCCTTGGGCTAGTATTCTATCCGAAGATATATCTGAGAAGGTGGATCCTATCCAAGTGAGGTGTTATTCAAATCTCCTAAATGAATTAAGAAGTGCAAATCTCAAGCCTGTAATGGTTCTGTGCAACCCTCAAAGTCTGACCGTGAAGTATGGCAACTGGGAGAATGGAACACTTATTGATTCTTTTGCAAATTATGCACAATTTGCTTTTGCAACCTTCGGAGAAAAAGTTGAAATCTGGATAACATTTGATGATCCTTCAAACATAATATccaaacacaaaacaaaaaacactgAATCTTCAGCAATCAGGAATATAATCCTTGCCCATGAAAAGGCTTACAAAATTTATCACAAAGAGGTGGCATCCAAAGGTAAGGTTTTATCAATTATTTACCATTTTAATCTTTTTCTGGTGGCTCTGAATATCA TACTCGACATTTCTAATCTTCCAGGCAATTCAGAGGCAACTACCACACCCATTCTTGCTGTTGggccccatttccatgctgtatggctatga